One window from the genome of bacterium encodes:
- a CDS encoding methyltransferase domain-containing protein: MNFADPKTNVLQMGLREGVKVADLGAGSGHYSLAAAHAVGVDGRVYAIDVQEDVLKRIQGTAREQGVRTIETVWGDIEKPRGTTLRDQAVDGAILSNTLFQIKEKAIVAAELRRILKPGGKLLVIDWAGAYGGLGPDPSHVVNEQAAEAVFAAAGFHVVKKFSAGPHHYGIVFTAP; this comes from the coding sequence ATGAATTTCGCCGATCCGAAGACGAACGTACTGCAGATGGGCCTCAGGGAAGGAGTGAAAGTGGCGGACCTCGGGGCGGGGAGCGGACACTATTCCCTTGCCGCGGCGCACGCCGTGGGGGTGGACGGGCGGGTATATGCGATCGATGTTCAGGAGGATGTGCTGAAGCGCATTCAGGGAACGGCGCGGGAGCAGGGGGTGCGGACCATAGAAACCGTATGGGGCGATATCGAGAAGCCGCGCGGAACCACGCTTCGGGATCAGGCGGTCGACGGTGCGATTCTTTCCAACACGCTGTTTCAGATAAAAGAGAAGGCGATAGTCGCGGCCGAACTGCGCCGTATTCTTAAGCCCGGAGGGAAGCTTCTGGTCATCGATTGGGCCGGAGCGTACGGGGGGCTCGGCCCGGACCCTTCACACGTGGTGAACGAACAAGCGGCCGAAGCGGTCTTTGCCGCCGCCGGTTTCCATGTGGTTAAGAAGTTCAGCGCCGGCCCCCATCACTACGGCATCGTATTTACCGCTCCCTAA
- a CDS encoding extracellular solute-binding protein, giving the protein MKISFFQAGIIGAFVLLALIGIFVFATFTGSSGTGSIGTVTIWGTLPQDEIAPALANITGQNTELKGIRYVGKQPATFERELVDALASGTGPDLVLISQEHLVSLEDKLIPIPYSSISARAFTDAFVQEGQLFLASDGVYGIPLAVDPLVLYYNRATLSSAGIVAPPSAWEALVGLVPRTAQLDGGRNIERGLIGLGTYANVDHAGAILSALFLQSGVPLSARTTLGLKASLGAETQSFGGVSPGEAVVRYYTQFADPSKVSYTWNGSLPDSRQAFVSGDLALYIGFASDAPFLRAANPNLDFDVAALPQTGNAVNRITFGDLYAFAIPKGSPNPAGAYSAAVALADPAVMTALAGATGLAPARLSLLGTEPADPFASVFYREALISRGWLSPAPEDTDRIFGAMIMDVITGRVSLSEALVSAERALTQAIQ; this is encoded by the coding sequence ATGAAGATCTCATTTTTCCAGGCGGGAATCATCGGCGCGTTTGTCCTCCTCGCGCTAATCGGCATCTTCGTCTTCGCGACCTTCACCGGCTCCTCCGGCACCGGCTCCATCGGGACGGTGACGATATGGGGCACGCTCCCTCAGGACGAGATCGCCCCGGCTCTTGCGAACATTACGGGCCAGAATACCGAGCTTAAGGGCATACGGTATGTCGGCAAGCAGCCCGCGACCTTCGAACGGGAACTCGTCGACGCTCTGGCGTCGGGTACGGGCCCCGACCTGGTGCTCATAAGCCAGGAGCATCTCGTCTCGCTTGAGGACAAGCTTATACCGATCCCGTACAGCTCGATTTCGGCGCGCGCCTTTACCGACGCGTTCGTGCAGGAAGGGCAGCTTTTCCTTGCGTCCGACGGGGTCTACGGCATTCCGCTCGCGGTCGATCCGCTCGTCCTCTACTACAACCGCGCGACTCTCTCGTCCGCCGGTATCGTAGCTCCTCCGTCGGCATGGGAGGCCCTTGTCGGACTCGTGCCGCGTACGGCGCAGCTTGACGGAGGGAGGAACATCGAGCGCGGGCTCATCGGTCTTGGAACCTATGCCAACGTCGACCACGCGGGCGCTATTCTTTCCGCGCTCTTTCTCCAAAGCGGAGTACCGCTCTCGGCCCGCACGACACTCGGCCTCAAGGCATCGCTTGGCGCCGAGACGCAAAGCTTTGGCGGCGTCTCTCCCGGGGAGGCCGTGGTGCGCTACTACACCCAGTTCGCCGATCCTTCGAAAGTTTCCTATACCTGGAACGGGTCGCTCCCGGATTCAAGGCAGGCGTTCGTCTCCGGCGATCTCGCGCTGTATATCGGCTTCGCGTCCGATGCGCCGTTCCTGCGTGCGGCGAATCCCAATCTCGATTTCGATGTCGCGGCCTTGCCGCAGACGGGGAATGCCGTGAACCGGATTACGTTCGGCGACCTCTACGCGTTCGCTATCCCCAAAGGGAGTCCGAACCCCGCCGGTGCCTATAGCGCCGCCGTCGCGCTCGCGGATCCCGCGGTTATGACCGCGCTTGCGGGCGCCACGGGGCTTGCGCCCGCACGCCTGTCGCTTCTTGGAACCGAGCCCGCCGATCCTTTCGCTTCGGTCTTTTATCGCGAAGCGCTTATAAGCCGGGGATGGCTGTCCCCAGCGCCCGAGGATACGGACCGCATATTCGGCGCTATGATTATGGACGTGATTACCGGACGCGTATCCCTAAGCGAAGCCCTTGTTTCCGCCGAGCGCGCGCTGACTCAGGCGATACAATGA
- a CDS encoding ribosome-binding factor A: MSFKVDRTASELTHLAGAFIAENANRDTLITPTRAELGSDLKNATVLVTVYPYEKTPQALAFLNRNLREFRQFLKDKGHLTVLPNVSFVEDEGEKNRQRLDELFRGT; encoded by the coding sequence ATGAGCTTCAAAGTCGACCGCACTGCTTCCGAACTCACGCACCTCGCGGGCGCCTTCATCGCGGAAAACGCGAACCGCGACACGCTCATCACGCCCACGCGCGCCGAATTGGGCTCCGACCTTAAGAACGCGACGGTGCTCGTGACCGTCTATCCCTACGAAAAGACTCCGCAAGCGCTCGCATTCCTTAACCGCAATCTCCGGGAATTCCGCCAGTTTCTCAAGGACAAGGGACATCTGACCGTTCTGCCGAACGTTTCCTTCGTAGAGGACGAAGGCGAGAAGAACCGCCAGCGCTTGGACGAGCTTTTCCGCGGCACCTAG